Proteins encoded in a region of the Streptomyces akebiae genome:
- a CDS encoding M4 family metallopeptidase translates to MSPLYARHKRTTLAIATAIAAGALLTTGLTSGATAQPAPAADKARPAGAPVLLTPAARTALIKEADAATADTADEIGLGAKEELVVRDVLKDADGTVHTRYERTYGGLPVLGGDLVVHESKAGDIKSVTKATTASVKVADLTPAVAKATAEKQALKAAKAEGSTKTQADKAPRKVVWAASGKPTLAYETVVGGFQHDGTPQELHVVTDAETGKKLYEWEAVQTGTGNSQYNGQVTIGTSLSGSTYQLNDASRGAHKTYNKARATSSSAGTLFTDADDVWGTGTATSSSTDQNAAVDAHYGAQVTWDFYKNVLGRNGIRNNGVAAYSRVHYGNAYVNAFWSDSCFCMTYGDGAGNTKPLTSLDVAGHEMTHGLTSNTAGLNYSGESGGLNEATSDILGTAVEFYAANAKDPGDYLIGEKVDIRGNGTPLRYMDQPSKDGSSANYWSSSLGSLDVHYSSGPANHFFYLLSEGSGAKTINGVSYNSPTSNGSTITGIGRAKAVQIWYKALTTYMTSTTNYKGARTATLNAASSLYGASSAEYAAVNAAWAAVNVTA, encoded by the coding sequence GTGTCTCCCCTCTACGCGCGTCACAAGCGCACCACGCTCGCCATCGCGACCGCCATCGCCGCCGGCGCGCTGCTGACCACCGGCCTGACCTCCGGCGCCACCGCCCAGCCCGCGCCCGCCGCGGACAAGGCCCGGCCGGCCGGAGCCCCCGTCCTGCTGACCCCCGCCGCGCGCACCGCCCTGATCAAGGAGGCGGACGCGGCCACGGCCGACACCGCCGACGAGATAGGCCTGGGCGCCAAGGAGGAACTGGTCGTCCGTGACGTCCTCAAGGACGCGGACGGCACGGTCCACACGCGCTACGAGCGCACCTACGGCGGACTCCCGGTCCTCGGCGGCGACCTGGTCGTCCACGAGTCGAAGGCCGGTGACATCAAGAGCGTCACCAAGGCGACCACCGCCTCCGTCAAGGTCGCCGACCTGACCCCGGCCGTCGCCAAGGCCACCGCCGAGAAGCAGGCGCTGAAGGCCGCCAAGGCCGAGGGCTCCACCAAGACCCAGGCCGACAAGGCGCCGCGCAAGGTCGTCTGGGCCGCGAGCGGCAAGCCGACCCTCGCCTACGAGACGGTCGTCGGCGGCTTCCAGCACGACGGCACCCCGCAGGAGCTCCACGTCGTCACCGACGCGGAGACCGGCAAGAAGCTGTACGAGTGGGAGGCCGTCCAGACCGGTACCGGCAACAGCCAGTACAACGGCCAGGTCACCATCGGCACCTCGCTGTCCGGCTCGACGTACCAGCTGAACGACGCCTCGCGCGGCGCCCACAAGACGTACAACAAGGCGCGCGCCACGTCCTCCTCGGCCGGCACGCTCTTCACCGACGCGGACGACGTCTGGGGCACCGGCACCGCCACCAGCTCCTCCACCGACCAGAACGCCGCCGTGGACGCCCACTACGGCGCCCAGGTCACCTGGGACTTCTACAAGAACGTCCTCGGCCGCAACGGCATCAGGAACAACGGCGTCGCCGCGTACTCCCGGGTCCACTACGGCAACGCGTACGTCAACGCCTTCTGGTCCGACAGCTGCTTCTGCATGACGTACGGCGACGGCGCGGGCAACACCAAGCCGCTCACCTCGCTGGACGTGGCGGGCCACGAGATGACCCACGGCCTGACGTCCAACACCGCCGGTCTGAACTACAGCGGCGAGTCCGGCGGCCTGAACGAGGCCACCTCGGACATCCTCGGCACGGCGGTCGAGTTCTACGCCGCCAACGCCAAGGACCCGGGCGACTACCTGATCGGCGAGAAGGTCGACATCCGCGGCAACGGCACCCCGCTGCGCTACATGGACCAGCCGAGCAAGGACGGCTCGTCGGCCAACTACTGGTCGTCGTCGCTCGGCAGCCTGGACGTCCACTACTCCTCGGGCCCGGCGAACCACTTCTTCTACCTGCTCTCCGAGGGCAGCGGCGCCAAGACGATCAACGGGGTCTCGTACAACTCCCCCACCTCCAACGGCTCCACGATCACGGGCATCGGCCGCGCCAAGGCCGTCCAGATCTGGTACAAGGCGCTGACGACGTACATGACGTCGACCACGAACTACAAGGGCGCCCGCACGGCGACCCTGAACGCGGCGTCCTCGCTCTACGGCGCGAGCAGCGCGGAGTACGCGGCGGTGAACGCGGCGTGGGCGGCGGTCAACGTCACGGCGTGA
- a CDS encoding DUF1990 family protein: protein MPHTTGPLPEGPFTYEAVGATREGHCPPDFSPLHVRSRIGEGTDVFERAANAVRTWEMHRALGVGISASAPEAAPGVDVTVTLGGVIKAPCRVVWTVDEPRRKGWAYGTLPGHPECGEEAFVVDRTGDGTVWLTVTAFSRGAKWYARAGGAATRGLQHAYARRCGVVLRRLAGNPKD from the coding sequence ATGCCCCATACCACCGGCCCGCTCCCCGAGGGCCCCTTCACCTACGAGGCCGTCGGCGCGACCCGCGAGGGCCACTGCCCGCCCGACTTCAGCCCGCTCCACGTCCGCTCCCGCATAGGAGAGGGCACGGACGTGTTCGAGCGAGCCGCGAACGCGGTCCGCACCTGGGAGATGCACCGTGCGCTGGGCGTCGGCATAAGCGCCTCCGCCCCCGAGGCGGCCCCCGGCGTCGACGTGACGGTCACCCTGGGCGGCGTGATCAAGGCCCCCTGCCGCGTGGTGTGGACGGTCGACGAACCCCGCCGCAAGGGCTGGGCCTACGGCACGCTCCCGGGCCACCCGGAGTGCGGCGAGGAGGCCTTCGTGGTCGACCGCACGGGAGACGGCACGGTCTGGCTGACGGTGACGGCCTTCAGCCGGGGCGCGAAGTGGTACGCACGGGCGGGCGGGGCGGCGACGCGGGGGTTGCAGCACGCTTACGCGCGGCGGTGCGGGGTGGTGCTGCGGAGGCTGGCGGGGAACCCCAAGGACTGA
- a CDS encoding e9imm peptide yields MSAVKMSRAEAVALVRRIMEADYASDDEVADWLNRLDRALACPSGHVSDLVFWPPERELSADEVVDQALSDRAIAL; encoded by the coding sequence ATGAGTGCAGTGAAGATGAGCCGCGCGGAGGCGGTCGCGCTCGTGCGGCGGATCATGGAAGCGGACTACGCCTCCGACGACGAGGTGGCCGACTGGCTGAATCGACTCGACAGAGCCTTGGCGTGCCCGTCCGGTCACGTCAGCGACTTGGTCTTCTGGCCGCCGGAGCGGGAGCTTTCGGCGGATGAGGTGGTCGATCAGGCTCTGTCGGATCGAGCGATCGCGCTGTGA
- a CDS encoding TetR/AcrR family transcriptional regulator, with protein MRQQGVRAQQREQTRQALLRESRRLFSERGYAAVGLAELVHAAGVTKGALYHHFPGGKTDLFRAVLEEAQQEVGRRVAAAAEAQDDPWTQLTAGCQEFLAAATAPETQRIMLVDGPAVLGWSEWRAMDEAASARHLAEALTSLVESGVITPQPVPPLAHLLSGAMNEAALWLASSSSGPEDLADTAAALKRMLQALRATSQPGGC; from the coding sequence ATGCGGCAGCAGGGCGTCCGGGCGCAGCAGCGGGAACAGACCAGGCAGGCGCTGTTGCGGGAGAGCAGGCGGCTGTTCTCGGAACGCGGGTATGCCGCAGTGGGACTGGCGGAGCTCGTACACGCGGCCGGGGTGACGAAGGGAGCGCTCTACCACCACTTCCCTGGTGGCAAGACGGATCTTTTCCGGGCAGTGCTTGAGGAGGCCCAGCAGGAAGTGGGCCGACGGGTGGCCGCGGCCGCCGAGGCTCAGGATGATCCGTGGACGCAGTTGACGGCCGGCTGTCAGGAGTTCCTCGCCGCGGCCACCGCACCGGAGACACAGCGGATCATGCTGGTGGACGGCCCGGCCGTGCTGGGCTGGAGTGAATGGCGGGCGATGGACGAGGCCGCGTCGGCCCGCCATCTCGCCGAGGCCCTGACCTCACTCGTCGAGTCGGGGGTCATCACCCCGCAGCCCGTCCCGCCCCTGGCCCATCTGCTGTCGGGGGCGATGAACGAGGCGGCACTCTGGCTGGCGTCCTCGTCCTCCGGTCCTGAGGACCTCGCAGACACCGCGGCCGCACTGAAGCGCATGCTCCAGGCGCTGCGCGCAACCAGTCAGCCTGGCGGCTGTTGA
- a CDS encoding VOC family protein yields the protein MRLTSLYPVICTARLKESRDFYTRLLGFSTTFEADWYISLRHPGEVGYELALLDHTHPTLPEDYRTPAQGLLLNFEVEDVDAEWHRLVTREKLRPLLDLRTEDFGQRHFIVADPNGVLIDIITPIAPTAEYAEQYV from the coding sequence ATGAGGCTGACCAGTTTGTATCCGGTGATCTGCACGGCCCGGCTGAAAGAGTCCCGCGACTTCTACACGCGCCTGCTGGGGTTCAGCACGACCTTCGAGGCGGACTGGTACATCAGCCTGCGGCACCCGGGGGAGGTCGGTTACGAACTCGCTCTCCTCGACCACACCCATCCCACGCTCCCGGAGGACTACCGCACCCCCGCCCAGGGTCTGCTGCTCAACTTCGAAGTCGAGGACGTGGACGCGGAATGGCACCGGCTGGTCACCCGCGAGAAGCTCCGGCCCCTCCTCGATCTGCGCACCGAGGACTTCGGGCAGCGGCACTTCATCGTCGCCGACCCCAACGGCGTCCTGATCGACATCATCACGCCGATCGCTCCCACCGCCGAATACGCCGAGCAGTACGTCTAG
- a CDS encoding glycosyltransferase family 1 protein has protein sequence MKAIRRFTVRPVLPEALHPLSELARNLRWSWHPETRDLFQSVDPECWAASGGDPVRLLGSVSVRRLAELAEDRRFLRRLTAAADDLRDYVTGDRWYQGQAQSAELPAAIAYFSPEFGITAALPQYSGGLGILAGDHLKAASDLGVPLIGVGLLYRHGYFRQSLSRDGWQQEHYPVLDPNELPLVPLQEADGTQAQVGLALPGGRRLHARIWEAQVGRVPLLLLDSDVEENDLGERGVTDRLYGGGSEHRLLQEMLLGIGGVRAVRTYCRLTGHAGPEVFHTNEGHAGFLGLERIAELGDEGLDFDAALEAVRSGTVFTTHTPVPAGIDRFDRELVARHFGPDAELPRIDVGRILGLGMETYPGGDPNVFNMAVMGLRLAQRANGVSLLHGQVSREMFSGLWPGFDPDEVPITSVTNGVHAPTWVAPEVFRLGARQIGAERTEDAMSVGGSERWDAVGDISDQDIWDLRRDLREQLVVEVRERLYASWRQRGAGSAELGWIDGVLDPDVLTIGFARRVPSYKRLTLMLRDQDRLMELLLHPERPIQIVIAGKAHPADDGGKRLIQELVRFADDPRVRHRIVFLPDYGMAMAQKLYPGCDVWLNNPLRPLEACGTSGMKAALNGCLNLSVLDGWWDEWFRPDFGWAIPTADGTATDEDQDRRDDVEAAALYDLLEGRVAPRFYERGQGGLPDRWIEMVRETLTHLGPKVLAGRMVREYVDRLYAPAARAHRALSPDVARELSEWKARVRGAWHRVSVDHVETSAAPLSTAAELGATLVLRVRVGLGDLVPDDVEVQAVSGRVDAEDRITDATCVPLKPASGPDGEGRWIYEGPLSLDRTGSFGYTVRILPTHRLLASSAELGLVVVPSEELGEGAGVLMR, from the coding sequence GTGAAGGCCATCCGCAGATTCACCGTCCGACCCGTCCTGCCCGAAGCCCTCCACCCGCTCAGCGAACTGGCGCGCAATCTGCGCTGGTCCTGGCACCCGGAGACCCGTGACCTCTTCCAGTCGGTCGATCCCGAGTGCTGGGCCGCGTCCGGCGGCGATCCCGTACGGCTCCTCGGCTCCGTCTCCGTCCGGCGTCTGGCCGAACTCGCCGAGGACCGGCGCTTTCTGCGCCGGCTGACCGCCGCCGCCGACGACCTGCGCGACTACGTCACCGGCGACCGCTGGTACCAGGGGCAGGCGCAGAGTGCCGAACTCCCGGCCGCCATCGCCTACTTCTCGCCCGAGTTCGGCATCACGGCCGCGCTGCCGCAGTACTCCGGCGGCCTCGGCATCCTCGCCGGCGACCATCTGAAGGCGGCCAGCGACCTCGGTGTCCCGCTGATCGGCGTCGGCCTGCTCTATCGGCACGGCTACTTCCGCCAGTCCCTGTCCCGGGACGGCTGGCAGCAGGAGCACTATCCGGTGCTCGACCCGAACGAACTGCCCCTGGTCCCGCTCCAGGAGGCCGACGGCACCCAGGCGCAGGTCGGCCTGGCGCTCCCCGGCGGCCGTCGGCTGCACGCCCGGATCTGGGAGGCCCAGGTGGGCCGGGTGCCGCTGCTGCTGCTCGACTCGGACGTCGAGGAGAACGACCTCGGCGAACGCGGGGTGACCGACCGGCTCTACGGCGGCGGCAGCGAACACCGGCTCCTCCAGGAGATGCTGCTCGGCATAGGGGGTGTCCGGGCCGTCCGCACGTACTGCAGGCTCACCGGTCACGCCGGGCCCGAGGTCTTCCACACCAACGAGGGCCACGCCGGCTTCCTCGGCCTGGAACGCATCGCCGAGCTCGGCGACGAGGGGCTCGACTTCGACGCCGCCCTGGAGGCGGTCCGCTCCGGCACCGTCTTCACCACGCACACCCCCGTCCCGGCCGGCATCGACCGCTTCGACCGTGAACTGGTCGCCCGCCACTTCGGCCCGGACGCCGAACTCCCGCGCATCGACGTGGGACGCATCCTGGGGCTCGGCATGGAGACGTATCCGGGCGGCGACCCGAACGTCTTCAACATGGCCGTGATGGGGCTCCGGCTCGCCCAGCGCGCCAACGGGGTCTCGCTGCTGCACGGGCAGGTCAGCCGGGAGATGTTCTCCGGCCTGTGGCCGGGCTTCGACCCGGACGAGGTCCCCATCACCTCGGTGACGAACGGCGTGCACGCCCCGACCTGGGTGGCCCCGGAGGTCTTCCGGCTCGGCGCCCGGCAGATCGGCGCCGAACGGACCGAGGACGCCATGTCCGTCGGCGGCTCCGAGCGCTGGGACGCCGTCGGTGACATCTCCGACCAGGACATCTGGGACCTCCGCCGCGATCTGCGCGAACAACTGGTCGTCGAGGTAAGGGAACGCCTGTACGCCTCCTGGCGGCAGCGCGGTGCCGGCTCGGCGGAGTTGGGCTGGATCGATGGGGTCCTGGACCCGGACGTCCTCACGATCGGCTTCGCCCGCCGCGTCCCCTCGTACAAGCGTCTGACGCTGATGCTGCGCGACCAGGACCGTCTGATGGAGCTGCTGCTCCACCCGGAACGCCCGATCCAGATCGTGATCGCGGGCAAGGCGCACCCGGCGGACGACGGCGGAAAACGCCTGATCCAGGAGCTGGTGCGGTTCGCGGACGACCCGCGCGTCCGCCACCGGATCGTGTTCCTCCCCGACTACGGCATGGCGATGGCGCAGAAGCTGTATCCGGGGTGCGACGTGTGGCTGAACAATCCGCTGCGCCCGCTGGAGGCGTGCGGGACGAGCGGGATGAAGGCGGCGCTCAACGGCTGTCTCAATCTCTCCGTCCTGGACGGCTGGTGGGACGAATGGTTCCGGCCGGACTTCGGCTGGGCGATCCCGACGGCGGACGGGACGGCGACGGACGAGGACCAGGACCGCCGGGACGACGTGGAGGCGGCGGCGCTCTACGACCTGCTGGAAGGGCGGGTGGCCCCCCGCTTCTACGAGCGCGGCCAGGGCGGTCTGCCCGACCGCTGGATCGAGATGGTCCGCGAGACGCTCACGCATCTGGGGCCGAAGGTGCTGGCGGGCCGCATGGTGCGGGAGTACGTGGACCGCCTCTACGCCCCGGCCGCCCGCGCCCACCGCGCCCTGTCACCGGACGTGGCCCGCGAACTGTCCGAGTGGAAGGCGCGGGTGCGGGGCGCCTGGCACCGGGTGAGCGTGGACCATGTGGAGACCTCGGCGGCCCCGCTCAGTACGGCCGCCGAGCTGGGCGCGACCCTCGTGCTCCGGGTCCGGGTCGGCCTCGGCGACCTGGTCCCGGACGACGTCGAGGTCCAGGCCGTCTCCGGCCGGGTGGACGCCGAGGACCGCATCACGGACGCGACCTGCGTCCCGCTGAAGCCGGCGAGCGGCCCCGACGGTGAGGGCCGCTGGATCTACGAGGGCCCACTCTCCCTGGACCGCACGGGCTCCTTCGGCTACACGGTCCGCATCCTCCCGACCCACCGCCTCCTGGCCTCGTCCGCCGAACTGGGCCTGGTGGTGGTGCCTTCGGAGGAGTTGGGGGAGGGGGCGGGTGTGCTGATGCGCTGA